Proteins from a single region of Streptomyces spinoverrucosus:
- a CDS encoding DUF6177 family protein — translation MTKDVIALTATVPDLPALLAGLYAGGPDLGVNTLADGAVVQLCAPDGRPLVSVESPILIQVPGEAARLLQHPVGDQPMWWTEARASTAVADAGRLAGSFAGRLATVLGGTVWPPEAATTDVVPLTTDISAIPAPATGAPAVDLLTDSTAVVIQDRPLVAMTSWLSDTLRTTTATDRALQIVTPPTARLTLPTRSALRGLPNRWVVQDPEHGYYDGLSGAVLHWKAGTFTPVRDDRGNTRNAEAFTARADNGDRQLILTLRTRHAADEVLILGHALETAFRHLTGTPPAGWSTAEPVNLPWSTRQLTELARARAPHPTWLIAVGHPDRPALATERVLRTPSGVEEDITLALGYSGDETPPLDAIEDLAAELDAQHGLVTLLTALRIARRDLTVPARLEHPPIPVAFTLGHDEAEHIGPARAEHPQQGTPVRLGRAAPTALHYPLGDGTDPQAWTTFQHLTRHLKRK, via the coding sequence GTGACCAAGGACGTCATCGCTCTCACCGCCACCGTGCCGGACCTCCCCGCCCTCCTGGCGGGCCTGTACGCCGGCGGCCCCGACCTCGGTGTGAACACCCTGGCGGACGGCGCCGTCGTCCAGCTGTGCGCCCCCGACGGCCGACCTCTGGTCTCCGTCGAGTCGCCCATCCTCATCCAGGTGCCCGGCGAAGCAGCCCGTCTGCTGCAGCACCCGGTCGGGGACCAGCCGATGTGGTGGACCGAGGCCCGCGCCTCCACCGCCGTCGCCGATGCCGGACGCCTCGCCGGCTCCTTCGCCGGACGGCTGGCCACCGTGCTGGGTGGCACGGTCTGGCCACCGGAGGCCGCCACCACCGACGTCGTCCCCCTCACCACCGACATCTCCGCGATCCCGGCTCCTGCCACCGGCGCCCCCGCCGTGGACCTCCTCACCGACTCGACGGCCGTGGTCATCCAGGACCGCCCTCTGGTCGCCATGACCAGCTGGCTCTCCGACACCCTGCGCACCACCACCGCCACCGACCGCGCCCTGCAGATCGTCACCCCGCCCACGGCACGCCTCACCCTGCCCACCCGCAGCGCACTGCGCGGCCTGCCCAACCGCTGGGTTGTCCAAGACCCCGAGCACGGCTACTACGACGGCCTGTCCGGCGCGGTACTCCACTGGAAGGCTGGCACCTTCACCCCCGTACGCGACGACAGGGGCAACACCCGGAACGCCGAGGCCTTCACGGCCAGGGCCGACAACGGCGACCGTCAGCTGATCCTCACCCTGAGAACCCGGCACGCCGCCGACGAGGTTCTCATCCTCGGCCACGCGCTGGAGACCGCCTTCCGACACCTGACCGGTACCCCGCCCGCAGGATGGAGCACCGCGGAGCCGGTCAACCTCCCTTGGTCTACCCGCCAGTTGACCGAGCTCGCCCGCGCACGCGCCCCCCACCCCACGTGGCTGATCGCCGTCGGACACCCCGACCGCCCGGCCCTCGCCACCGAGCGCGTGCTGCGCACACCATCGGGCGTCGAGGAGGACATCACCCTCGCCCTCGGTTACAGCGGCGACGAGACCCCGCCTCTGGACGCCATCGAGGACCTCGCAGCCGAACTCGACGCCCAGCACGGCCTCGTCACCCTGCTCACCGCGCTCCGCATCGCCCGCCGCGACCTGACCGTCCCCGCGCGCCTCGAACACCCCCCGATTCCAGTCGCATTCACCCTTGGACACGACGAGGCTGAGCACATCGGCCCGGCCCGCGCCGAACACCCGCAGCAGGGCACGCCCGTGCGGCTCGGCCGCGCGGCACCAACCGCCCTCCACTACCCCCTGGGCGACGGCACCGACCCCCAGGCCTGGACCACGTTCCAGCACCTCACCCGCCACCTGAAGCGGAAGTGA
- a CDS encoding pentapeptide repeat-containing protein: MNRVVRMMPPDEEAAAALREWAEQADSLLDASSLDLSQADLSGADLAMALLTQTVLRSAKLVGTDLYRAHLEGAVLDEADLSSASLVKAELDEASLRGATLDDADLGSTSLWAVDARSARFRRAKLDGASLIDVKLASADLTNASVRETSLKAVLDEHTVVRGLSGTLFGPAAIDQAGVRREIDGLELERWLNSRGANVRVLGPRCGGITYYAKFSEGYSRSNPQGIVRRRIVNGVAHDEAFTRNLRWEPTEYLRLYELGHNEVDHVEISEAEAIAFIEKVTEENT, translated from the coding sequence GTGAACCGAGTCGTCCGGATGATGCCGCCTGACGAGGAAGCTGCTGCCGCTCTCCGGGAGTGGGCGGAGCAGGCTGACTCGCTTCTGGACGCTTCGTCACTCGACCTGTCCCAGGCCGACCTGTCAGGTGCGGACCTGGCCATGGCGCTCCTGACACAGACCGTCCTCCGAAGCGCCAAACTCGTTGGCACCGACCTCTATCGGGCACATCTGGAAGGCGCGGTGCTCGATGAGGCCGACCTCTCCAGCGCGTCGCTGGTCAAGGCTGAGCTCGATGAGGCTTCCCTGCGCGGTGCCACTTTGGACGATGCAGACCTGGGAAGTACCAGCCTCTGGGCAGTCGACGCCCGATCAGCTCGCTTTCGACGAGCCAAGCTCGATGGCGCATCCTTGATCGACGTCAAGCTGGCGAGCGCCGATCTCACCAACGCGTCAGTGCGTGAGACGTCCTTGAAGGCGGTACTCGACGAGCACACAGTCGTGCGCGGGCTCTCTGGCACGCTCTTCGGCCCTGCGGCCATCGACCAGGCAGGCGTACGGCGTGAGATCGACGGACTGGAACTCGAGCGGTGGCTGAACAGCCGTGGAGCGAACGTACGTGTTCTCGGCCCGCGCTGCGGTGGCATTACTTACTACGCCAAGTTCAGCGAGGGCTACTCGCGCAGCAATCCTCAGGGCATCGTCAGACGCCGCATCGTGAACGGCGTAGCGCATGACGAGGCATTCACCAGGAACCTGCGCTGGGAACCAACCGAGTACCTGCGGCTCTACGAGCTGGGGCACAACGAGGTCGACCACGTGGAGATCAGTGAAGCGGAAGCGATCGCATTCATTGAAAAGGTCACGGAAGAGAACACATAG
- a CDS encoding DUF6507 family protein produces the protein MPGWDISPSGVGGVLSTVGDVMKVLDDIVQAYSGDLEGAATSAGTLAPGGASGEHKGQAGLVAAALAEFIEGTTDELQFIGTRIGKSVTAAVQATVAYQQGDLEMAAEAQQRAAGLVRPDMPDGWKAGRL, from the coding sequence ATGCCGGGGTGGGACATATCTCCGTCCGGGGTCGGAGGTGTGCTCTCGACTGTCGGAGACGTCATGAAGGTCCTGGATGACATCGTCCAGGCGTACTCGGGTGATCTGGAAGGCGCGGCCACCTCTGCAGGGACGCTTGCCCCGGGTGGGGCGAGCGGGGAGCACAAGGGGCAGGCCGGGCTGGTGGCCGCCGCGCTCGCGGAGTTCATCGAGGGCACGACCGATGAACTGCAGTTCATCGGTACACGTATCGGCAAGTCCGTCACTGCCGCGGTGCAGGCCACCGTCGCGTACCAGCAAGGCGACCTGGAGATGGCGGCCGAGGCGCAGCAGCGGGCGGCCGGACTGGTCCGGCCCGATATGCCGGACGGCTGGAAGGCGGGCCGCCTGTGA
- a CDS encoding endonuclease I family protein: MLARRIRRRWKSVALTTAAVLVGLITPTLTATPAAATTTAYDSTYYKNAIGKTGTSLKSSLHTIIGNQTKLSYSAVWNALKVTDQDPNNSNNVILLYSGISRSKSLNGGNTGNWNREHVWAQSHGDFGTSAGPGTDLHHLRPEDVQVNSVRGNKDFDNGGSGFTNSGGSLTDSNSFEPRDAVKGDVARMILYMAVRYEGDDSWPDLEPNDSVSNGSVPYHGRLSVLKQWHEQDPPSTFEERRNDVIYNSYQGNRNPFIDHPEWVEAIW; encoded by the coding sequence ATGCTGGCGAGACGCATACGCCGCCGCTGGAAGTCAGTGGCGCTGACGACGGCCGCCGTCCTGGTCGGCCTCATCACACCGACGCTGACCGCGACCCCGGCGGCGGCCACGACGACCGCGTACGACTCGACGTACTACAAGAACGCGATCGGCAAGACGGGTACCAGCCTCAAGTCCTCGCTGCACACGATCATCGGCAACCAGACGAAGCTCTCCTACTCCGCCGTCTGGAACGCGCTGAAGGTCACCGACCAGGACCCCAACAACAGCAACAACGTGATCCTGCTGTACTCGGGCATCTCCCGCAGCAAGTCCCTCAACGGCGGCAACACCGGCAACTGGAACCGCGAGCACGTCTGGGCCCAGTCGCACGGCGACTTCGGCACGTCCGCCGGCCCCGGCACCGACCTGCACCACCTGCGCCCCGAGGACGTCCAGGTCAACTCCGTCCGCGGCAACAAGGACTTCGACAACGGCGGCAGCGGCTTCACCAACAGCGGCGGCAGCCTCACCGACTCCAACTCCTTCGAGCCGCGTGACGCCGTCAAGGGCGACGTGGCCCGCATGATCCTCTACATGGCCGTCCGCTACGAGGGCGACGACAGCTGGCCCGACCTGGAGCCCAACGACTCGGTCTCCAACGGCAGCGTCCCTTACCACGGCCGCCTCTCCGTCCTGAAGCAGTGGCACGAACAGGACCCCCCGAGCACCTTCGAGGAACGCCGCAACGACGTCATCTACAACTCGTACCAGGGCAACCGCAACCCGTTCATCGACCACCCGGAGTGGGTGGAGGCGATCTGGTAG
- a CDS encoding DUF899 domain-containing protein: MPEHKVGTQEEFDAARAELLVEEKELTRRNDELARKRRELPWVPVEKDYRFETEDGAKSLADLFDGRSQLLVYHFMFGPPYDAGCTVCSSIADTLDPNVVHLKARDVTLICSSRAPLDKLLAYRARMGWSFDWVSAGGSDFHRDLGFQYAEEDLRPFLEGNIPPTVRQMAELSGTDVRGYVTEGPGLSAYLLSHGTVYRTYLTTARGLEPVMAYYGLLDRAPMGRHEEGEQMFWLRRHDEYGAKTAATPQTRSTSGDRAGPGGPEPRSGRSGPQSQ, encoded by the coding sequence ATGCCCGAGCACAAGGTCGGCACACAGGAAGAGTTCGACGCGGCCCGAGCCGAGCTGCTCGTGGAGGAGAAGGAGCTCACCCGTCGGAACGACGAGCTCGCACGGAAGCGGCGGGAGCTTCCCTGGGTGCCCGTCGAGAAGGACTACCGCTTCGAGACCGAGGACGGGGCGAAGTCACTCGCGGACCTCTTCGACGGGCGCTCGCAGCTGCTCGTCTACCACTTCATGTTCGGCCCGCCCTACGACGCCGGATGCACGGTCTGCTCCTCGATCGCGGACACCCTCGACCCCAACGTCGTCCACCTCAAGGCCCGCGACGTGACGCTGATCTGCTCCTCACGGGCGCCACTCGACAAGCTCCTGGCATACCGGGCGCGCATGGGCTGGAGCTTCGACTGGGTCTCCGCGGGCGGCAGCGACTTCCACCGCGACCTCGGCTTCCAGTACGCCGAGGAGGACCTGAGGCCGTTCCTGGAAGGCAACATCCCACCGACGGTGCGCCAGATGGCCGAGCTGTCCGGCACGGACGTACGCGGATACGTCACCGAGGGTCCCGGGCTGAGCGCCTACCTGCTCTCGCACGGCACGGTCTATCGGACGTACCTCACCACCGCGCGTGGCCTCGAACCGGTCATGGCCTACTACGGCCTCCTGGACCGGGCGCCGATGGGCCGCCACGAGGAGGGTGAGCAGATGTTCTGGCTGCGCCGCCACGACGAGTACGGGGCCAAGACAGCCGCCACCCCGCAGACCCGGAGTACGAGTGGCGATCGAGCGGGTCCCGGCGGGCCTGAGCCGCGGAGCGGGCGCTCCGGTCCCCAGTCGCAGTGA
- a CDS encoding serine hydrolase, producing MTHGISRDKSRATSGRARALVAAGVGAGVLISGVAAASPAAAAPAPAVSCTSAKAGLAAKLKTDITAALANRKGTVAVGLYDRSTNTTCTLRASTAYDSASVVKVTVLAALLWDAKKQNRYLTSREATLAKAMITKSDNASTSTLWKQLGLTKIKGFLSAAGMTQTKPGANGYWGLTQITVTDEQKLLKLITAKNAVLSDNSRAYILKLMGQVVSSQRWGTPYGVPSGVSVAVKNGWLQRATNGWRVHSVGAFKGRGHDYVITVLTHGNSTMNYGIATIQGVAKVVHKDLAAS from the coding sequence ATGACTCACGGGATATCACGCGACAAGTCAAGAGCCACTTCCGGACGCGCCAGAGCGCTCGTCGCGGCAGGAGTGGGCGCCGGCGTGCTCATATCCGGCGTCGCCGCCGCCTCGCCCGCCGCCGCCGCGCCCGCGCCCGCCGTCAGCTGCACGTCCGCGAAGGCGGGCCTCGCCGCCAAGCTGAAGACGGACATCACCGCCGCCCTCGCCAACCGCAAGGGCACCGTCGCCGTCGGCCTCTACGACCGCTCGACCAACACCACCTGCACCTTGCGCGCCTCCACCGCCTACGACTCGGCCAGCGTCGTCAAGGTCACCGTCCTCGCCGCGCTGCTGTGGGACGCGAAGAAGCAGAATCGATACCTCACAAGCCGCGAGGCCACCCTCGCCAAGGCCATGATCACCAAGTCGGACAACGCGTCGACCTCCACCCTGTGGAAGCAGCTGGGCCTGACGAAGATCAAGGGCTTCCTGTCCGCCGCCGGCATGACGCAGACCAAGCCCGGCGCGAACGGCTACTGGGGCCTGACCCAGATCACCGTCACCGACGAGCAGAAGCTGCTCAAGCTCATCACCGCCAAGAACGCGGTGCTCAGCGACAACTCGCGCGCCTACATCCTGAAGCTGATGGGCCAGGTGGTCTCCTCGCAGCGCTGGGGCACGCCGTACGGGGTGCCGTCCGGGGTCTCCGTCGCCGTCAAGAACGGCTGGCTGCAGCGGGCCACCAACGGCTGGCGGGTGCACAGCGTCGGCGCCTTCAAGGGCCGTGGCCACGACTACGTGATCACCGTGCTCACCCACGGCAACAGCACCATGAACTACGGCATCGCGACCATCCAGGGCGTGGCCAAGGTGGTCCACAAGGACCTCGCCGCGTCCTGA
- a CDS encoding esterase-like activity of phytase family protein, translating to MRLRSVRTVRTALATVTAGLAAATCLTAAGPAQAGTNAPSHACSPSVSIDRFSDALDKTTYEGTYVGNFSALAVDRKGTLAALSDRSSLLTLNPWTLQPEHVVQLADENGTALDSEGLVVDRDGTYLVSSETEPSIRRYGRDGKILDRLPVPDALRVAPAGRAVGNGTFEGLTLLPGGRTLLASMEYALSGDSAGIVRFQTWQRHGKGGFRLGAQYAYRADTGLGVPEVTALPDGRLLVLERGFTAGVGNTVRLYLADPRRATNTADIEALTGQDDVRLIKKTLLADLVNCPSLGATAKQPQPNPLLDNIEAMTITGWTKGRFRVLLASDDNQNPAQTTRFYSMQVRTTP from the coding sequence ATGCGCCTGAGATCCGTACGCACCGTACGCACCGCACTCGCCACTGTCACCGCCGGCCTGGCGGCGGCCACCTGTCTGACCGCCGCCGGGCCCGCCCAGGCCGGGACCAACGCCCCGAGCCACGCCTGCTCGCCCTCCGTGTCCATCGACCGCTTCTCCGACGCGCTCGACAAGACGACGTACGAGGGCACCTACGTCGGCAACTTCTCCGCGCTCGCCGTCGACCGGAAGGGCACGCTCGCCGCGCTGTCCGACCGCTCCTCGCTGCTCACGCTGAACCCCTGGACGCTCCAGCCCGAGCACGTCGTCCAGCTCGCCGACGAGAACGGCACCGCCCTCGACTCCGAGGGCCTGGTCGTGGACCGGGACGGCACCTACCTCGTCTCCTCCGAGACCGAGCCCTCCATACGCCGCTACGGCCGCGACGGCAAGATCCTCGACCGGCTCCCCGTCCCGGACGCCCTGCGCGTAGCCCCGGCCGGCCGCGCGGTCGGCAACGGCACCTTCGAGGGCCTCACCCTCCTCCCCGGCGGCCGCACCCTGCTCGCCTCCATGGAGTACGCCCTCTCCGGCGACAGCGCGGGCATCGTCCGCTTCCAGACCTGGCAGCGACACGGCAAGGGCGGCTTCCGCCTCGGCGCCCAGTACGCCTACCGCGCCGACACCGGCCTCGGCGTCCCCGAGGTCACCGCGCTCCCCGACGGCCGCCTCCTCGTCCTGGAGCGCGGCTTCACCGCCGGCGTCGGCAACACGGTCCGCCTCTACCTGGCCGACCCGCGCCGCGCCACCAACACGGCCGACATCGAGGCGCTGACCGGCCAGGACGACGTACGCCTGATCAAGAAGACCCTGCTCGCGGACCTGGTGAACTGCCCGTCACTGGGAGCGACGGCCAAGCAGCCCCAGCCGAACCCGCTCCTCGACAACATCGAGGCGATGACGATCACCGGCTGGACCAAGGGCCGCTTCAGGGTCCTCCTGGCCAGCGACGACAACCAGAACCCAGCACAGACGACCCGCTTTTACTCGATGCAGGTCAGGACAACCCCCTAA
- a CDS encoding ABC transporter ATP-binding protein — protein sequence MEPQRGWARRLAGYAWRHPTDVVLALGSSLAGMAVMALVPLITKVIIDDVIGDKTRAMAPWATLLIAAALLVYALTYIRRFYGGRLALDVQHDLRTEMYGTITRLDGRRQDELSTGQVIGRATSDLQLIQGLLFMLPMTIGNFLLFLISLVIMAWLSLPLTLVALAVAPALWFIAKRSRAKLHPATWYAQAQAAAVAGVVDGAVSGVRVVKGFGQEEQETGKLREVGRKLFAGRLRTIRLNSKYTPALQAVPALGQVAMLALGGWLAVRGHITLGTFVAFSTYLAQLVGPVRMLAMVLTVGQQARAGTERVLELIDTEPSMRDGRKDLPADAPATVEFDDVSFGYDDSKPVLKGLTFEIRPGETLAVVGSSGSGKSTVSLLLPRFYDVTHGAVLVGGHDVRELTLDSLRAAIGLVPEDSFLFSDTVRNNIAYGRPDATDEQIEAAARASQADRFIRELPDGYDTTVGEHGLTLSGGQRQRIALARALLTDPRLLVLDDATSAVDARVEHEIHEALKQVMLGRTTLLIAHRRSTLNLADRIAVLDAGRLADIGTHEELQKRSALYRRLLTDPDELGAVSPGHAPPAAPQEDTSVRDELDAEFDAERGVTPRLWTGDREPKDTALAGTPATPELLAQVDALPPATGTPGVDEARAVQAEESYGLKRLLRGFGLPLLISLGLVAVDAGMGLLLPVLIRHGIDSGVTQMAIGAVWAASLLALLAVLAQWVAQIGETRMTGRTGERVLYALRLKIFAQLQRLGLDYYERELTGRIMTRMTTDVDALSTFLQTGLVTAFVSVVTFFGIMVALLVIDVQLALVVFATLPPLIIATYFFRKASVKAYELARERVSTVNADLQETVSGLRIVQAFRRERDGGRRFAERSDSYRQARVHGQWLISVYFPFVQFLSSAAAAAVLVAGAGRVEAATLTAGALVAYLLYIDLFFAPVQQLSQVFDGYQQASVSLGRIQELLQEPTSTKSADEPREVLSLRGEIAFEDVHFSYGDDEEALSGIDLTVPAGQTVAFVGETGAGKSTLVKLVARFYDPTGGRVTVDGADLRDLDITSYRHRLGVVPQEAYLFPGTVRDAIAYGRPDATDAEVEAAARAVGAHEMIATLDGGYLHEVAERGRNLSAGQRQLIALARAELVDPDVLLLDEATAALDLATEAQVNQATDRLTGRRTTLVVAHRLTTAARADRVIVMDQGRVAEDGTHEELLARGGRYARLWRTFIGAPEPEKTVGV from the coding sequence GTGGAACCGCAACGGGGATGGGCACGACGACTGGCCGGATACGCCTGGCGGCATCCGACGGACGTCGTACTCGCCCTCGGCTCCTCCCTCGCCGGCATGGCCGTCATGGCCCTCGTCCCCCTGATCACCAAGGTGATCATCGACGACGTCATCGGCGACAAGACCCGCGCCATGGCCCCCTGGGCCACCCTCCTCATCGCCGCCGCCCTCCTCGTCTACGCCCTCACCTACATCCGCCGCTTCTACGGCGGCCGCCTCGCCCTCGACGTCCAGCACGACCTGCGGACGGAGATGTACGGGACGATCACCCGACTCGACGGGCGGCGGCAGGACGAGCTGTCCACCGGCCAGGTCATCGGCCGCGCCACCAGCGACCTCCAGCTGATCCAGGGCCTGCTCTTCATGCTCCCGATGACCATCGGGAACTTCCTCCTCTTCCTGATCTCCCTGGTGATCATGGCGTGGCTGTCGCTGCCGCTCACCCTGGTCGCCCTGGCCGTCGCCCCCGCCCTGTGGTTCATCGCCAAGCGCAGCCGCGCCAAGCTCCACCCCGCCACCTGGTACGCCCAGGCCCAGGCCGCCGCCGTCGCGGGCGTCGTCGACGGCGCCGTCAGCGGCGTACGCGTGGTGAAGGGCTTCGGGCAGGAGGAGCAGGAGACCGGCAAGCTCCGGGAGGTCGGCAGAAAGCTCTTCGCGGGCCGCCTGCGCACCATCCGGCTGAACTCGAAGTACACCCCGGCCCTTCAGGCCGTCCCCGCCCTCGGCCAGGTCGCGATGCTCGCGCTCGGCGGCTGGCTGGCCGTCCGCGGCCACATCACGCTCGGCACGTTCGTCGCCTTCTCCACCTACCTGGCCCAGCTCGTCGGCCCGGTCCGCATGCTCGCCATGGTCCTCACCGTCGGCCAGCAGGCCCGCGCCGGCACCGAGCGCGTCCTGGAGCTGATCGACACCGAGCCCTCGATGCGGGACGGGCGCAAGGACCTCCCGGCCGACGCGCCGGCCACCGTCGAGTTCGACGACGTCTCCTTCGGATACGACGACAGCAAGCCCGTTCTGAAGGGCCTCACCTTCGAGATCCGCCCCGGCGAGACCCTCGCCGTCGTCGGCTCCTCCGGCTCCGGAAAGTCGACGGTCTCCCTGCTCCTGCCGCGTTTCTACGACGTCACGCACGGCGCCGTCCTCGTCGGCGGCCACGACGTCCGCGAACTCACCCTCGACTCGCTGAGAGCCGCGATCGGCCTGGTCCCCGAGGACTCGTTCCTCTTCTCGGACACGGTCCGCAACAACATCGCCTACGGCCGCCCGGACGCCACCGACGAACAGATCGAGGCCGCCGCCCGGGCCTCGCAGGCCGACCGCTTCATCCGGGAACTCCCCGACGGCTACGACACCACCGTCGGCGAGCACGGCCTCACCCTCTCCGGCGGCCAGCGCCAGCGCATCGCCCTCGCCCGCGCCCTGCTCACCGACCCGCGCCTGCTCGTCCTCGACGACGCCACCTCCGCCGTGGACGCCCGCGTCGAGCACGAGATCCACGAGGCGCTCAAGCAGGTCATGCTGGGCCGCACCACGCTGCTCATCGCCCACCGGCGCTCCACCCTCAACCTCGCCGACCGCATCGCCGTCCTGGACGCCGGCCGGCTCGCCGACATCGGCACCCACGAGGAGCTCCAGAAACGCTCCGCCCTCTACCGCCGCCTGCTCACCGACCCCGACGAGCTCGGTGCCGTCTCCCCGGGCCACGCCCCGCCGGCCGCGCCCCAGGAGGACACCTCCGTCCGCGACGAACTGGACGCCGAGTTCGACGCCGAACGCGGGGTCACGCCCCGCCTGTGGACCGGTGACCGCGAGCCCAAGGACACCGCCCTCGCCGGCACCCCGGCCACCCCGGAACTGCTCGCCCAGGTCGACGCCCTGCCCCCGGCCACCGGCACCCCCGGCGTCGACGAGGCCCGTGCCGTCCAGGCGGAGGAGTCGTACGGGCTGAAGCGGCTGCTGCGAGGCTTCGGCCTGCCCCTGCTGATCAGCCTCGGCCTCGTCGCCGTCGACGCCGGCATGGGACTGCTGCTGCCCGTGCTGATCCGGCACGGCATCGACAGCGGTGTCACCCAGATGGCCATCGGCGCCGTCTGGGCCGCCTCGCTGCTCGCCCTGCTCGCCGTCCTCGCCCAGTGGGTGGCGCAGATCGGCGAGACCCGGATGACCGGCCGTACCGGTGAACGTGTGCTGTACGCCCTGCGGTTGAAGATCTTCGCCCAGCTCCAGCGGCTCGGACTCGACTACTACGAGCGGGAGTTGACGGGCCGGATCATGACCCGGATGACGACCGACGTGGACGCGCTGTCGACGTTCCTTCAGACGGGCCTGGTCACCGCCTTCGTCTCCGTCGTCACCTTCTTCGGCATCATGGTCGCCCTGCTGGTGATCGACGTCCAGCTCGCCCTCGTCGTGTTCGCCACGCTGCCACCGCTGATCATCGCCACGTACTTCTTCCGCAAGGCCAGCGTGAAGGCGTACGAACTCGCCCGTGAGCGGGTCTCCACGGTCAACGCCGACCTTCAGGAGACGGTGTCCGGGCTGCGGATCGTGCAGGCGTTCCGGCGCGAGCGGGACGGCGGGCGGCGGTTCGCGGAGCGCAGCGACAGCTACCGGCAGGCCCGTGTCCACGGCCAGTGGCTGATCTCCGTCTACTTCCCCTTCGTGCAGTTCCTGTCGTCCGCCGCCGCCGCGGCCGTGCTCGTCGCGGGCGCCGGGCGGGTGGAGGCGGCCACGCTCACCGCCGGCGCGCTGGTCGCGTACCTCCTCTACATCGACCTCTTCTTCGCCCCCGTCCAGCAGCTCTCCCAGGTCTTCGACGGCTACCAGCAGGCGTCCGTCTCGCTCGGCCGGATCCAGGAACTGCTCCAGGAACCGACGTCGACGAAGTCCGCCGACGAACCCCGCGAAGTCCTCTCCCTGCGCGGCGAGATCGCCTTCGAGGACGTGCACTTCTCCTACGGCGACGACGAGGAGGCCCTCAGCGGCATCGACCTCACCGTCCCCGCCGGGCAGACCGTCGCCTTCGTCGGCGAGACCGGCGCGGGCAAGTCGACGCTGGTGAAGCTGGTGGCGCGGTTCTACGACCCGACCGGCGGCCGGGTCACCGTCGACGGCGCCGATCTGCGCGACCTCGACATCACCTCGTACCGGCACCGCCTGGGCGTGGTACCGCAGGAGGCGTATCTCTTCCCGGGCACCGTCCGCGACGCCATCGCCTACGGCCGGCCGGACGCCACCGACGCCGAGGTGGAGGCGGCGGCCCGCGCGGTTGGCGCGCACGAGATGATCGCGACGCTGGACGGCGGCTACCTCCACGAGGTCGCCGAACGCGGCCGCAACCTCTCCGCCGGGCAACGGCAGCTGATCGCGCTGGCCCGCGCCGAACTCGTCGACCCGGACGTCCTGCTCCTCGACGAGGCGACGGCGGCCCTGGACCTGGCCACCGAGGCACAGGTCAACCAGGCCACGGACCGCCTGACCGGCCGCCGTACCACCCTCGTGGTGGCCCACCGGCTGACCACGGCCGCCCGCGCGGACCGGGTGATCGTCATGGATCAGGGCCGGGTCGCCGAGGACGGCACGCACGAGGAGCTGCTGGCGCGGGGCGGGCGGTACGCGCGGCTGTGGCGGACGTTCATCGGCGCGCCGGAGCCGGAGAAGACCGTAGGCGTCTGA